Proteins encoded in a region of the Haloglomus salinum genome:
- a CDS encoding YihY/virulence factor BrkB family protein, translating into MSSRVLDDPRVRRARTVMEAIITEVRAENVTFMAGSIAYHAFVSLVPFLLLVLYLISQVGDETLARTFIEAMAGNLTPAGAAQEESVTGQFTDLLLQAATSGTQNASLSALSFVALGWGTLRIFRGLDQAFSDIYESEAANSFADQIIDGLIVFGALGIALFVVSAAERFVGLPTLGEADTVVRPLLSVLSIGVALFPMYYIFPDEDVTVREVIPGTLVAAVGWTALSAVFRYYVAASSTSSYGIVGVIILLITWLYFGGLILLVGASVNAVLSGRSEDVDNIAWGAEPGTHHSYNDDDFVEPLRELEEALAVAEAGGYDEVRIAIDDREVTLPRPDEASVTVETVDRPRLLGGDRETGKVLFQWDSRSERRQDGPDA; encoded by the coding sequence ATGAGCAGCCGGGTACTCGACGACCCTCGTGTCCGCCGTGCACGGACTGTGATGGAGGCTATCATCACCGAGGTCAGGGCCGAGAACGTCACGTTCATGGCTGGGAGCATCGCCTACCACGCGTTCGTCTCGCTGGTGCCGTTCCTGTTGCTGGTCCTGTATCTCATCTCGCAGGTGGGTGACGAGACGCTGGCGCGCACGTTCATCGAGGCCATGGCCGGCAACCTCACGCCAGCGGGCGCCGCCCAGGAGGAGAGCGTCACGGGCCAGTTCACGGACCTCCTGTTGCAGGCGGCCACCAGTGGGACGCAGAACGCCAGCCTCTCTGCTCTGTCGTTCGTCGCGCTCGGCTGGGGGACGTTGCGCATCTTCCGTGGCCTCGACCAGGCGTTCTCCGACATCTACGAGTCGGAGGCGGCGAACTCCTTCGCCGACCAGATAATCGACGGTCTCATCGTCTTCGGGGCGCTCGGTATCGCTCTCTTCGTTGTCAGTGCCGCGGAGCGATTCGTCGGACTCCCCACGCTCGGCGAGGCCGACACCGTCGTCCGCCCCCTCCTCTCGGTCCTCAGTATCGGCGTCGCCCTGTTCCCGATGTACTACATCTTCCCGGACGAGGACGTCACCGTCCGCGAGGTGATTCCGGGCACCCTGGTCGCTGCCGTCGGCTGGACCGCCCTCAGCGCCGTGTTCCGCTACTACGTCGCCGCCTCTTCGACCTCCTCCTACGGTATCGTCGGCGTCATCATCCTCCTCATCACCTGGCTCTACTTCGGCGGGCTGATTCTGCTCGTCGGCGCGTCGGTCAACGCCGTCCTCTCGGGCCGTAGCGAGGACGTGGACAACATCGCCTGGGGCGCCGAGCCCGGGACCCACCACTCGTACAACGACGACGACTTCGTCGAGCCGCTCCGCGAACTGGAGGAGGCCCTCGCAGTCGCCGAGGCCGGGGGGTACGACGAGGTCCGTATCGCCATCGACGACCGCGAGGTGACGCTCCCGCGCCCGGACGAGGCATCGGTCACGGTCGAGACCGTCGACCGACCGCGGCTTCTCGGCGGTGACCGCGAGACCGGGAAGGTCCTGTTCCAGTGGGATTCCCGGAGCGAGCGCCGCCAGGACGGCCCGGACGCGTAA
- a CDS encoding nuclear transport factor 2 family protein, protein MTDAGDLARAYYRTIDDGDYVALRDLLADAFVQHRPDRTLEGADAFVRFMREERPDTDTTHVVERVYRAGDGSDDADADTDAHVAVEGRLERANGETWFRFVDTFAVADGRLAALTTYTM, encoded by the coding sequence ATGACCGACGCCGGCGACCTCGCCCGTGCCTACTATCGGACCATCGACGACGGCGACTACGTGGCCCTGCGGGACCTGCTTGCGGACGCCTTCGTCCAGCACCGGCCCGACCGGACGCTGGAGGGGGCCGACGCGTTCGTCCGGTTCATGCGCGAGGAGCGCCCGGATACCGACACCACGCACGTCGTCGAGCGGGTCTACCGGGCCGGCGACGGAAGCGACGACGCGGACGCGGACACGGACGCCCACGTCGCCGTCGAGGGGCGGCTGGAGCGCGCGAACGGAGAGACGTGGTTCCGGTTCGTCGACACCTTCGCCGTCGCGGACGGCCGGTTGGCCGCGCTGACAACGTACACGATGTAG
- a CDS encoding MTH1187 family thiamine-binding protein, with protein sequence MTVVALLSVAPVIEDSMASEVAKAVAALDDFDVSYETNPMGTVIEADDIGTLFDAAQAAHEAVDGDRVSTVLKIDDKRTREFEAREKVDAVERELGREAKRERER encoded by the coding sequence ATGACGGTTGTCGCGCTGCTGTCGGTCGCACCGGTCATCGAGGACAGCATGGCGAGCGAGGTGGCCAAAGCGGTCGCCGCGCTCGACGACTTCGACGTCTCCTACGAGACGAACCCGATGGGGACGGTCATCGAGGCCGACGACATCGGGACACTGTTCGACGCCGCGCAGGCTGCCCACGAGGCGGTCGACGGCGACCGCGTGAGTACGGTGCTGAAGATCGACGACAAGCGGACCCGGGAGTTCGAGGCCCGGGAGAAGGTCGACGCCGTCGAGCGGGAGCTGGGACGCGAGGCGAAGCGGGAACGGGAGCGGTGA
- a CDS encoding alpha/beta fold hydrolase — translation MSDEDSADSDVRPADPVAAGDTAGYGTIELEANGLSFECLVEQPATDANDAGDLAVCLHGFPDDAGSMVPVLDALSESGYTAVAPYMRGYAPTDPAPDGEYTAEALGTDANALLDVAADHFDRDGERVLVGHDWGAVATYAAAAANPDAMDRLVAMAVPPRFEALLTRYPKQVLRSWYMWLFQVPGFPEQALRWRDFEFVEFLWGLWSPGWDYSRSRIESVKATMARGDTVEHALAYYRQIVGGGLKEMVFHGPPSPDEGPAIEVPALLITGARDGCIGTDLYDEAERAFDAPCRVLRVSDAGHFVHQERPALVGDEIRRFLDGA, via the coding sequence ATGAGCGACGAGGATTCCGCTGATAGCGACGTGCGCCCGGCCGACCCTGTCGCCGCCGGTGACACGGCGGGCTACGGGACCATCGAACTCGAGGCGAACGGCCTCTCCTTCGAGTGCCTGGTCGAACAACCCGCGACCGACGCGAACGACGCGGGCGACCTCGCGGTCTGTCTCCACGGGTTCCCGGACGACGCGGGGTCGATGGTGCCCGTGCTGGACGCCCTCTCCGAGTCGGGCTACACCGCCGTCGCCCCGTACATGCGCGGGTACGCGCCCACGGACCCGGCCCCGGACGGCGAGTACACGGCCGAGGCGCTGGGCACGGACGCGAACGCACTGCTGGATGTGGCAGCCGACCACTTCGACCGCGACGGCGAGCGCGTGCTGGTCGGTCACGACTGGGGCGCCGTCGCGACGTACGCTGCGGCGGCCGCGAACCCGGACGCGATGGACCGGCTGGTGGCGATGGCGGTCCCGCCGCGCTTCGAGGCGCTGCTGACGCGCTACCCGAAGCAGGTGCTGCGCTCGTGGTATATGTGGCTGTTCCAGGTTCCTGGCTTCCCCGAGCAGGCGCTCCGATGGCGGGACTTCGAGTTCGTCGAGTTCCTCTGGGGGCTCTGGAGTCCCGGCTGGGACTACTCCCGGAGCCGCATCGAGAGCGTGAAGGCCACCATGGCGCGCGGGGACACCGTCGAGCACGCGCTGGCGTACTACCGACAGATCGTCGGCGGCGGCCTGAAGGAGATGGTCTTCCATGGCCCGCCCTCCCCCGACGAGGGACCGGCTATCGAGGTGCCGGCGCTGCTCATCACGGGGGCTCGCGACGGCTGTATCGGGACGGACCTGTACGACGAGGCCGAGCGCGCCTTCGACGCACCCTGTCGGGTCCTCCGGGTGAGCGATGCGGGCCACTTCGTCCATCAGGAGCGCCCCGCGCTCGTCGGCGACGAAATCCGTCGCTTCCTCGACGGCGCCTGA
- a CDS encoding tRNA(Ile)(2)-agmatinylcytidine synthase translates to MTVVGLDDTDSREAGMCTTYAAAVLAERLRERGASVARVCLVRLNPAVEYKTRGNAALAVHTDAAVDVAFAAARALVDDTAVVDDPRTNPGVVALAGAPESVPEGVADLSAGAVRDILARETARDVLADASEAVETRDATWGDGRGLVGALAATGAWRAWAEDDLTPTYEHIVYRPRERWGTERSVDAASVFAAADEAYPTVWDTVDRGERETVCVPHTPGPVLYGIRGDAPDACRRVAAAINSEPAERARTFVTNQGTDAHLRDGTLANARDGRAYRLDGVVSEPPETRRGGHVFCELRAPGGDATGDGPGGDPTTLACAAFEPTKRFRDRVRALRVGDHVTACGEVSDGTLKLEKFAVRDLVRTEPATPDCPDCGRSMSSAGRGQGYRCRDCGTAAPGKVERAVERDLERGWYEVPPCARRHVAKPLVRGGFDAPTHPER, encoded by the coding sequence GTGACCGTCGTCGGACTGGACGACACGGACTCGCGCGAGGCGGGGATGTGTACGACGTACGCGGCCGCCGTGCTCGCCGAGCGATTGCGCGAGCGCGGCGCGAGCGTCGCCCGGGTCTGCCTCGTCCGACTCAACCCCGCCGTCGAGTACAAGACCCGCGGTAACGCTGCGCTCGCGGTTCACACCGACGCCGCCGTCGATGTCGCGTTCGCCGCTGCTCGCGCCCTCGTCGACGACACCGCGGTCGTCGACGACCCCCGGACCAATCCCGGCGTGGTCGCTCTCGCGGGCGCGCCGGAGTCGGTTCCCGAGGGGGTCGCTGACCTCTCCGCCGGGGCGGTCCGCGACATCCTGGCGCGCGAGACGGCCCGTGACGTGCTCGCCGACGCGTCCGAGGCGGTCGAGACCCGCGACGCGACCTGGGGTGACGGGCGCGGCCTCGTGGGCGCGCTCGCGGCCACCGGTGCGTGGCGTGCCTGGGCCGAGGACGACCTGACACCGACCTACGAGCACATCGTCTACCGGCCGCGCGAGCGCTGGGGGACCGAGCGCTCCGTCGACGCCGCGAGCGTCTTCGCCGCCGCGGACGAGGCGTACCCGACCGTCTGGGACACCGTCGACCGTGGCGAGCGAGAGACGGTCTGTGTCCCCCACACGCCGGGGCCGGTTCTCTACGGCATCCGCGGCGACGCCCCCGACGCCTGCCGGCGGGTCGCCGCCGCCATCAACTCGGAGCCGGCCGAGCGCGCGCGAACGTTCGTCACCAACCAGGGAACCGACGCACACCTCCGCGACGGGACGCTCGCGAACGCCCGTGACGGGCGTGCGTACCGGCTGGACGGGGTCGTCTCGGAGCCGCCCGAGACCCGCCGGGGCGGGCACGTCTTCTGCGAGTTGCGCGCACCCGGCGGCGATGCCACGGGCGACGGTCCCGGGGGGGACCCGACGACGCTCGCCTGTGCGGCGTTCGAGCCGACCAAGCGCTTCCGCGACCGCGTACGCGCCCTGCGCGTCGGCGACCACGTCACCGCCTGCGGCGAGGTGAGCGACGGGACGTTGAAACTGGAGAAGTTCGCCGTTCGCGACCTCGTCCGGACCGAACCCGCGACGCCGGACTGTCCGGACTGCGGCCGGTCGATGTCCTCCGCGGGCCGTGGGCAGGGCTACCGCTGCCGGGACTGTGGCACCGCGGCGCCGGGGAAGGTCGAGCGGGCGGTCGAACGCGACCTCGAACGGGGCTGGTACGAGGTGCCGCCCTGTGCCCGGCGGCACGTCGCGAAGCCACTCGTCCGGGGCGGGTTCGACGCGCCGACGCACCCCGAGCGGTGA